Proteins from a genomic interval of Scylla paramamosain isolate STU-SP2022 chromosome 26, ASM3559412v1, whole genome shotgun sequence:
- the LOC135113597 gene encoding protein LSM14 homolog car-1-like isoform X3, with the protein MSGPIPFLGSKISLISKSEIRYEGILYTIDAQESIIALAKVRSFGTEDRPTEMPVPARDEVYEYIIFRGTDIKKIEVCDTPKQPTLPGGLHNDPAIVQHSAPAVPSSFQAAPFSRQSLGPIGGSLGLSYGSYGQSITQQGIPGAGGFPMGSTSQPNILVGSRSSTPTARKSPVSDAGVQVSPPPNREEKKKSSQQRQPQQERSQRNGSQVGPPRRGNVPQQQQQHQQQQQQQMGHQQGQQQGQPGMHQGQGHQQHQQHYTNNQYYQYQQYQGRGGGMNRGRGSRRPSGQRGRGQSFNNQGNRQRQFQDRQLFEKDYDFEQANEEFEELRNQLARTKIAENGDKKDDSGHETTAGDVEDDSLICYDKTKSFFDSISCEAIERSKGKSQRPDWRLERKINVETFGVSSARRGYYPRGRGGYYRGGYYRTYNYNHGYYRGGGGYRGGRGGGGSGVGRGVATMGAGSGGAAPAPGAAAATVLPATAVAAAGGGGGGGGGGSGGSGVAGLNGVSQRGGVAGGSYSSTVRNSTPTK; encoded by the exons ATGAGTGGTCCAATACCCTTCCTGGGGAGCAAAATTAGCCTAATATCCAAGTCAGAAATTCGATATGAAGGGATATTATACACCATCGACGCGCAGGAGTCCATTATCGCTCTGGCCAAGG TCAGATCATTTGGGACAGAAGACCGTccaactgagatgccggtccctgcCAGAGACGAGGTGTATGAGTACATAATATTCCGGGGAACAGATATCAAGAAGATTGAAGTTTGCGACACCCCCAAGCAGCCAACTCTGCCAGGAGGTCTGCACAATGATCCTGCAATTGTACAG CATTCAGCCCCAGCAGTTCCATCATCCTTCCAGGCAGCCCCATTCTCCCGGCAGTCCCTTGGTCCGATCGGAGGGAGCCTGGGTCTGTCCTATGGTTCCTATGGCCAGTCAATCACCCAGCAGGGTATTCCTGGCGCTGGAGGGTTCCCTATGGGCTCCACCTCTCAGCCCA ACATCTTGGTGGGGTCAAGGTCCTCCACCCCCACCGCCCGCAAGTCTCCGGTGTCAGATGCAGGTGTGCAGGTGTCTCCTCCACCcaacagggaagagaagaagaagtcGTCCCAGCAGAGGCAACCCCAGCAAGAAAG ATCACAGCGCAATGGCAGCCAGGTTGGGCCACCTCGCCGTGGTAATGtgccacaacagcaacagcaacaccagcagcagcaacagcagcagatgGGGCATCAGCAGGGACAGCAGCAAGGACAGCCTGGTATGCATCAAGGCCAGGgacaccagcagcaccagcagcattaCACCAACAACCAGTACTACCAGTACCAGCAGTACCAGGGGCGTGGTGGAGGAATGAACCGTGGGCGGGGCAGCAGGAGACCTTCAGGCCAGCGAGGAAGGGGGCAGAGCTTCAATAACCAGGGCAACCGCCAGAGGCAGTTCCAAGACCGCCAGCTGTTTGAGAAGGACTATGACTTTGAGCAGGCAAATGAGGAGTTTGAGGAGCTCAGGAATCAGCTGGCAAGAACGAAGATAGCAGAGAATGGCGACAAGAAAGACGACTCTGGCCACGAGACGACTGCAGGGGACGTGGAGGATGATTCCCTGATCTGTTATGACAAGACGAAGTCCTTTTTTGACTCCATATCCTGTGAGGCTATTGAGCGTAGCAAAGG GAAAAGTCAGCGACCAGACTGGCGGCTGGAGCGGAAAATCAATGTTGAGACTTTCGGGGTGAGCTCTGCCAGGAGAGGTTACTACCCACGAGGCCGAGGTGGCTACTACCGTGGGGGGTATTACCGCACTTATAACTACAACCACGGATATTACAG aggtggtggtggataccGAGGAGGCcgaggaggtggtggcagtggtgtgggcAGAGGTGTAGCAACAATGGGTGCAGGATCAGGAGgtgcagcaccagcaccaggagcagcagcagcaacagtactgccagcaacagcagtagctgcagcaggaggcggcggtggtggtggtggcggtggcagtggcggcagcggcgtGGCAGGGCTAAATGGAGTATCACAACGAGGTGGAGTAGCTGGAGGCTCTTACTCGTCCACAGTCAGAAATTCCACCCCCACCAAGTAG
- the LOC135113597 gene encoding protein LSM14 homolog car-1-like isoform X2 yields the protein MSGPIPFLGSKISLISKSEIRYEGILYTIDAQESIIALAKVRSFGTEDRPTEMPVPARDEVYEYIIFRGTDIKKIEVCDTPKQPTLPGGLHNDPAIVQAAPFSRQSLGPIGGSLGLSYGSYGQSITQQGIPGAGGFPMGSTSQPSELSTVGGSGGSGVGSLDQPSGTAPVAVPAPIGPPPQSGAHAIHQTDILVGSRSSTPTARKSPVSDAGVQVSPPPNREEKKKSSQQRQPQQERSQRNGSQVGPPRRGNVPQQQQQHQQQQQQQMGHQQGQQQGQPGMHQGQGHQQHQQHYTNNQYYQYQQYQGRGGGMNRGRGSRRPSGQRGRGQSFNNQGNRQRQFQDRQLFEKDYDFEQANEEFEELRNQLARTKIAENGDKKDDSGHETTAGDVEDDSLICYDKTKSFFDSISCEAIERSKGKSQRPDWRLERKINVETFGVSSARRGYYPRGRGGYYRGGYYRTYNYNHGYYRGGGGYRGGRGGGGSGVGRGVATMGAGSGGAAPAPGAAAATVLPATAVAAAGGGGGGGGGGSGGSGVAGLNGVSQRGGVAGGSYSSTVRNSTPTK from the exons ATGAGTGGTCCAATACCCTTCCTGGGGAGCAAAATTAGCCTAATATCCAAGTCAGAAATTCGATATGAAGGGATATTATACACCATCGACGCGCAGGAGTCCATTATCGCTCTGGCCAAGG TCAGATCATTTGGGACAGAAGACCGTccaactgagatgccggtccctgcCAGAGACGAGGTGTATGAGTACATAATATTCCGGGGAACAGATATCAAGAAGATTGAAGTTTGCGACACCCCCAAGCAGCCAACTCTGCCAGGAGGTCTGCACAATGATCCTGCAATTGTACAG GCAGCCCCATTCTCCCGGCAGTCCCTTGGTCCGATCGGAGGGAGCCTGGGTCTGTCCTATGGTTCCTATGGCCAGTCAATCACCCAGCAGGGTATTCCTGGCGCTGGAGGGTTCCCTATGGGCTCCACCTCTCAGCCCAGTGAGTTGAGTACTGTgggcggcagtggtggtagtggtgttggtagcCTGGATCAGCCCTCTGGCACTGCCCCCGTGGCGGTTCCAGCCCCCATTGGCCCCCCTCCTCAGTCGGGTGCACATGCCATTCACCAAACAG ACATCTTGGTGGGGTCAAGGTCCTCCACCCCCACCGCCCGCAAGTCTCCGGTGTCAGATGCAGGTGTGCAGGTGTCTCCTCCACCcaacagggaagagaagaagaagtcGTCCCAGCAGAGGCAACCCCAGCAAGAAAG ATCACAGCGCAATGGCAGCCAGGTTGGGCCACCTCGCCGTGGTAATGtgccacaacagcaacagcaacaccagcagcagcaacagcagcagatgGGGCATCAGCAGGGACAGCAGCAAGGACAGCCTGGTATGCATCAAGGCCAGGgacaccagcagcaccagcagcattaCACCAACAACCAGTACTACCAGTACCAGCAGTACCAGGGGCGTGGTGGAGGAATGAACCGTGGGCGGGGCAGCAGGAGACCTTCAGGCCAGCGAGGAAGGGGGCAGAGCTTCAATAACCAGGGCAACCGCCAGAGGCAGTTCCAAGACCGCCAGCTGTTTGAGAAGGACTATGACTTTGAGCAGGCAAATGAGGAGTTTGAGGAGCTCAGGAATCAGCTGGCAAGAACGAAGATAGCAGAGAATGGCGACAAGAAAGACGACTCTGGCCACGAGACGACTGCAGGGGACGTGGAGGATGATTCCCTGATCTGTTATGACAAGACGAAGTCCTTTTTTGACTCCATATCCTGTGAGGCTATTGAGCGTAGCAAAGG GAAAAGTCAGCGACCAGACTGGCGGCTGGAGCGGAAAATCAATGTTGAGACTTTCGGGGTGAGCTCTGCCAGGAGAGGTTACTACCCACGAGGCCGAGGTGGCTACTACCGTGGGGGGTATTACCGCACTTATAACTACAACCACGGATATTACAG aggtggtggtggataccGAGGAGGCcgaggaggtggtggcagtggtgtgggcAGAGGTGTAGCAACAATGGGTGCAGGATCAGGAGgtgcagcaccagcaccaggagcagcagcagcaacagtactgccagcaacagcagtagctgcagcaggaggcggcggtggtggtggtggcggtggcagtggcggcagcggcgtGGCAGGGCTAAATGGAGTATCACAACGAGGTGGAGTAGCTGGAGGCTCTTACTCGTCCACAGTCAGAAATTCCACCCCCACCAAGTAG
- the LOC135113597 gene encoding protein LSM14 homolog car-1-like isoform X1 yields the protein MSGPIPFLGSKISLISKSEIRYEGILYTIDAQESIIALAKVRSFGTEDRPTEMPVPARDEVYEYIIFRGTDIKKIEVCDTPKQPTLPGGLHNDPAIVQHSAPAVPSSFQAAPFSRQSLGPIGGSLGLSYGSYGQSITQQGIPGAGGFPMGSTSQPSELSTVGGSGGSGVGSLDQPSGTAPVAVPAPIGPPPQSGAHAIHQTDILVGSRSSTPTARKSPVSDAGVQVSPPPNREEKKKSSQQRQPQQERSQRNGSQVGPPRRGNVPQQQQQHQQQQQQQMGHQQGQQQGQPGMHQGQGHQQHQQHYTNNQYYQYQQYQGRGGGMNRGRGSRRPSGQRGRGQSFNNQGNRQRQFQDRQLFEKDYDFEQANEEFEELRNQLARTKIAENGDKKDDSGHETTAGDVEDDSLICYDKTKSFFDSISCEAIERSKGKSQRPDWRLERKINVETFGVSSARRGYYPRGRGGYYRGGYYRTYNYNHGYYRGGGGYRGGRGGGGSGVGRGVATMGAGSGGAAPAPGAAAATVLPATAVAAAGGGGGGGGGGSGGSGVAGLNGVSQRGGVAGGSYSSTVRNSTPTK from the exons ATGAGTGGTCCAATACCCTTCCTGGGGAGCAAAATTAGCCTAATATCCAAGTCAGAAATTCGATATGAAGGGATATTATACACCATCGACGCGCAGGAGTCCATTATCGCTCTGGCCAAGG TCAGATCATTTGGGACAGAAGACCGTccaactgagatgccggtccctgcCAGAGACGAGGTGTATGAGTACATAATATTCCGGGGAACAGATATCAAGAAGATTGAAGTTTGCGACACCCCCAAGCAGCCAACTCTGCCAGGAGGTCTGCACAATGATCCTGCAATTGTACAG CATTCAGCCCCAGCAGTTCCATCATCCTTCCAGGCAGCCCCATTCTCCCGGCAGTCCCTTGGTCCGATCGGAGGGAGCCTGGGTCTGTCCTATGGTTCCTATGGCCAGTCAATCACCCAGCAGGGTATTCCTGGCGCTGGAGGGTTCCCTATGGGCTCCACCTCTCAGCCCAGTGAGTTGAGTACTGTgggcggcagtggtggtagtggtgttggtagcCTGGATCAGCCCTCTGGCACTGCCCCCGTGGCGGTTCCAGCCCCCATTGGCCCCCCTCCTCAGTCGGGTGCACATGCCATTCACCAAACAG ACATCTTGGTGGGGTCAAGGTCCTCCACCCCCACCGCCCGCAAGTCTCCGGTGTCAGATGCAGGTGTGCAGGTGTCTCCTCCACCcaacagggaagagaagaagaagtcGTCCCAGCAGAGGCAACCCCAGCAAGAAAG ATCACAGCGCAATGGCAGCCAGGTTGGGCCACCTCGCCGTGGTAATGtgccacaacagcaacagcaacaccagcagcagcaacagcagcagatgGGGCATCAGCAGGGACAGCAGCAAGGACAGCCTGGTATGCATCAAGGCCAGGgacaccagcagcaccagcagcattaCACCAACAACCAGTACTACCAGTACCAGCAGTACCAGGGGCGTGGTGGAGGAATGAACCGTGGGCGGGGCAGCAGGAGACCTTCAGGCCAGCGAGGAAGGGGGCAGAGCTTCAATAACCAGGGCAACCGCCAGAGGCAGTTCCAAGACCGCCAGCTGTTTGAGAAGGACTATGACTTTGAGCAGGCAAATGAGGAGTTTGAGGAGCTCAGGAATCAGCTGGCAAGAACGAAGATAGCAGAGAATGGCGACAAGAAAGACGACTCTGGCCACGAGACGACTGCAGGGGACGTGGAGGATGATTCCCTGATCTGTTATGACAAGACGAAGTCCTTTTTTGACTCCATATCCTGTGAGGCTATTGAGCGTAGCAAAGG GAAAAGTCAGCGACCAGACTGGCGGCTGGAGCGGAAAATCAATGTTGAGACTTTCGGGGTGAGCTCTGCCAGGAGAGGTTACTACCCACGAGGCCGAGGTGGCTACTACCGTGGGGGGTATTACCGCACTTATAACTACAACCACGGATATTACAG aggtggtggtggataccGAGGAGGCcgaggaggtggtggcagtggtgtgggcAGAGGTGTAGCAACAATGGGTGCAGGATCAGGAGgtgcagcaccagcaccaggagcagcagcagcaacagtactgccagcaacagcagtagctgcagcaggaggcggcggtggtggtggtggcggtggcagtggcggcagcggcgtGGCAGGGCTAAATGGAGTATCACAACGAGGTGGAGTAGCTGGAGGCTCTTACTCGTCCACAGTCAGAAATTCCACCCCCACCAAGTAG
- the LOC135113599 gene encoding cytochrome c1, heme protein, mitochondrial-like, producing the protein MAAVACRGVRTVLGKSAGTSILTHQSAKFSTLREMATARKAVLAAMGVVGGGAAGLAYALNQSVKASDLELHTVKFPWSHDGVFSSLDHASIRRGYEVYKNVCAACHSMKYIAFRNLVGVSHTEAEAKDEAMGVQIDDGPDDEGMMFKRPGKLSDYFPNPYPNDEAARAANNGALPPDLSYITSARHGGENYIFSLLTGYCDPPAGVTVREGLYYNPYFVGGAIGMAQALYNEVMEYSDGTPATASQMAKDVSVFLKWAAEPEHDDRKRMALKAIMMFSMLFTITYYIKRHKWAVLKSRKIAYKPPQ; encoded by the exons ATGGCGGCGGTGGCCTGCAGGGGGGTTCGCACCGTGCTTGGAAAATCAGCTGGCACTTCTATTCTAACTCAT CAGAGTGCCAAGTTCTCCACCCTAAGGGAAATGGCCACCGCTAGGAAAGCC GTGCTGGCTGCAATGGGTGTGGTGGGAGGTGGTGCAGCAGGGCTGGCGTACGCTCTCAACCAGTCTGTGAAGGCATCTGACCTGGAGCTCCACACTGTCAAATTCCCCTGGTCACACGATGGCGTCTTCTCATCATTGGACCACGCCTCCATTCGCCGTGGCTATGAG GTATACAAGAATGTGTGTGCCGCCTGCCATTCCATGAAGTACATCGCCTTCCGTAACTTGGTGGGTGTCTCTCACACTGAAGCGGAGGCCAAGGATGAGGCCATGGGTGTGCAG ATTGATGATGGCCCGGATGACGAGGGCATGATGTTCAAGAGGCCTGGCAAGCTCTCGGATTACTTCCCCAACCCATACCCGAATGATGAGGCTGCTCGTGCTGCCAACAACGGTGCTCTGCCTCCGGATCTCTCCTACATTACCTCAGCCCGCCACGGAGGGGAG AACTACATCTTCTCACTGCTGACCGGCTACTGTGACCCACCAGCGGGTGTCACCGTCAGGGAAGGCCTCTACTACAACCCTTACTTTGTGGGAGGGGCTATTGGCATGGCTCAGGCACTTTATAATGAG GTGATGGAATACAGTGATGGCACGCCGGCCACTGCCTCCCAGATGGCCAAGGATGTGTCTGTGTTCCTGAAGTGGGCTGCCGAGCCTGAGCATGATGACCGCAAGAGGATGGCCCTGAAGGCAATAATGATGTTCAGCATGCTCTTCACTATAACTTACTACATCAAGAGGCACAAGTGGGCTGTACTGAAGAGCAGGAAGATTGCCTACAAGCCTCCCCAGTAG